The following coding sequences are from one Ornithodoros turicata isolate Travis chromosome 1, ASM3712646v1, whole genome shotgun sequence window:
- the LOC135384476 gene encoding uncharacterized protein LOC135384476, whose protein sequence is MRELDMEDKDNYRRYIRMDVSTFEHLLNLVQPHIQRQDTNFREAISPGERLSVTLRHLTTGESFQSLGFQFRMAHNTVAGIVLEVCRALYAVLKLQYLKVPTTEDEWKKVAMTFEDSWNFPNCIGALDGKHVQILPPPKSGAMYRNYKGSFSIVLMTLVGAELEFLYTDVGRNGRLSDSAVWNDSTLKNAIESNSIHIPLARVPRGGDTNLPYAIVADEGFGLKTYMQRPFSARELNVERRIYNYRLGGSMQHFPCI, encoded by the exons ATGCGGGAGCTCGACATGGAGGACAAAGACAACTACAGGCGGTATATCAGAATGGACGTGTCCACATTTGAGCATTTGCTGAACCTGGTTCAGCCACACATTCAAAGGCAGGATACAAACTTCAGGGAAGCCATTTCGCCAGGAGAACGGTTATCCGTCACCTTGAGGCACCTCACAACTG GTGAATCGTTCCAGTCCCTTGGATTCCAGTTCCGTATGGCACACAATACCGTTGCAGGAATAGTGCTCGAGGTGTGCAGGGCACTGTATGCCGTCCTGAAGTTACAGTACCTGAAGGTGCCCACAACCGAGGATGAGTGGAAGAAGGTTGCAATGACATTCGAAGATTCTTGGAACTTTCCGAACTGCATTGGAGCCCTGGATGGAAAACATGTTCAGATCCTGCCTCCACCAAAGTCTGGGGCTATGTACAGAAACTACAAAGGCAGCTTCAGTATTGTGTTGATGACACTTGTTGGAGCTGAGTTGGAGTTTCTGTACACCGACGTTGGGAGGAACGGGAGACTTTCGGACAGTGCAGTTTGGAATGACTCCACCCTCAAGAATGCCATTGAAAGCAACAGCATTCACATTCCCTTGGCAAGGGTGCCTCGGGGAGGTGACACTAACCTGCCATATGCTATTGTAGCTGATGAAGGGTTTGGACTGAAGACTTACATGCAGCGCCCCTTTTCTGCCAGAGAGCTCAACGTCGAAAGACGAATTTATAACTACAGGTTAGGAGGGAGCATGCAACACTTTCCTTGCATTTAG